The DNA sequence TCGTGGACTGCCTGAGCAACCTGGGTGATGTGAACCTGAACGGACAGATCTCCGCGTTAGATGCGAGTCTCATCCTCCAGGCCGTCGTAGGCTTGATCAGTCTAGACCCCGTCCAGCAATGCCTGGCAGACGTGAATGAAAACGGTCTCGTTTCCAGCCTAGACGCCGCCTACGTCCTCATGTGCACCGTCGGCAACTGTCCGGGGCTTCCGGCGGGATTCCTGCCCTCCTGCACAGCCCATGACAATTGCCTGTAAACCACCGGCGTAGATCTTGCAACGCTTACTCTTTGTGCATGGATGCTTTTATCGTTGAGTGTATATCTGACTTCGCTTTGTTCTTTTCTGCAATCCAGATGAATGTTACTTCGTGCGGAAGATGCGGGGAAGGATCTTCATCATGGCCCACCCTCCCGAAATTCGCTTCAGGAGGCCCGGACCATAGAGGAGATGAAGAATCCCTTTGAGTCCTTGATAGATTCCATGGGAAAAGGGATGCCACCAGAGGTCCTTTCGTGTAAAGGAGAGCCAGTCGTCGACGATCGTCATCGACTGCGTCATTTCGTCGAAACCCAGCTTGCCATGGGTCCGGCCGATCCCGGACTCCTTGAATCCGCCCCACGACGTCTCCGCCAGGCCATGGCTCATCAGGTGGTCGTTGATGGTGACGACCCCGGCCCGTATCTTTCGTGCAATCTTTCGGGCCTTGCCCCGGTTCTTTGACCAGACCGATCCCGTCAGGCCCAGGTAGGAATCATTGGCAAGGGATACGGCTTCCTCCATGTCCCGAACCTTCATCACGCCAAGGACAGGACCGAAGGTCTCATCCTTCATCACGTCCATTTCGTGGGTCACGTCGGTGAGGACCATGGCGGGAAGAGCGTGGGGCATCTCTTCCTTCGACGGACACCGGGATCGGGCATAGACCTTCGCTCCCTTTTTCAATGCGTCCTCCACATGGCTTTCAACCAGTTCCGCCTGCCGGAGGGTCGTCATAACTCCCATGTCTGTGGTGAAATCAACATCCCTCCCCACACGGAGGGCCTCGGTCCGGCGCTTCAGCGACGAAAGGAAGGTGTCGTACACGCTCTCATGGACATAAATTCTCTCGACCCCTCCGCACGACTGGCCCGCGTTTTGAAATCCGGCCCAGACCGCCCCCGCCGCGGCTCTCTCCAGATCCGCATCCTCACAGACAATCATGGCGTCATTGCCGCCGAGTTCCAGGCAGACCGGAGTCAGGGTCTGCGCCGCCAGGGCCATGAGTTCCTTGCCGGCCCGTACGGAGCCCGTGAAGAAAAGCTTGTCGACCCCTGCACCCAAAAGAGCCTGCCCCGCTTCCCGCCCGGGCAGGTTGACGAAGTGAAAGAGGCCCCCGGGAAGGCCGGCCTCATCGAACAGGGCCCGGAGAGCCAGGCCAACCTGCTGAGTTTCCGTCGCGGTTTTCAGGAGCACCCCGTTGCCCGCGAGGAGAGCCATGACCACTTCGGAAAAGGGTATGCTGAAGGGATAATTCCAAGGGGAGATTATGGCGACCACCCCCCAGGGAACGCGAAGCTCCAGGGATCGTTTGTTGGCCAGAACCAGCGTGGAGGGCCACGGCTTTCTGACTGTAAGAAAGGCCCCTGCCTTCCGGCAGTAATAGCTTAACGCCATGGCGGCGGGCAGGACTTCCGTTGCCAGGGCATCGATCCGGGTCTTTCCGTTATCTCTGGCAATGATTTCAGCCAGCTCATCGGCCCTCTCCAGGAGGATTTTTCTCACCCTCTTCATGGCCGCCACACGATGCCGGAGAGGCATGGTTCGCCACCGCTCCTGAGCTGTACGGGAGGCGGCCACCGCCTCTTTCACTTCGTCCGTTGAATGGAGGGGGGAGTTCCCGATAACTTCTCCGGTGGCAGGATCTTTCGAAAGGGTAACGGCGGGTTCATGATTCATGACGAGCTCCCGGTTCGGATCGTGCAGGATCGGTTCGACCCAGAAAGGCGTCCATTGTGTGATGAACCCCCAGGATATCGGCAACCAGGTTGAAGACTACCACGGGAAAGATTCGAAGTGGACCGACCGTGTATACCAGCCAGGGCATGAAGAGCCTCTTTCGGTTGGAGCGGATGGCCTTGTAAATTCTCTTTGCGACCTTCTCCTGGCCCAGGATGGGAAGGAGAAAGGGAATCCGGGTGCGGACTCCTTCAAACATCCCCGTGTTGATAAAGTAGGGACAGACAAGGGTCATCCGGATCGGAGAATTACGAAGTCTCAGTTCCTGCTGCAGGGCTTCGTGAAATCCCACATTGGCGAACTTGCTGGAGGAATAGTCAGCCAGACGGGCTACGCCCATCAATCCCGCCGCTGATGCAATCGTTACAATATGGCCCCCATCGGCCTCGATCATGGACGGCAGAAAGGCCTTGACCGTCCAGAAGTGAGCCAGGGAATTTACTTCCATCGTTTTCTGGATTTCCGAATCGGAGCAATCCAGAAAGGACTTTCCCGTGACCACTCCTGCGTTGTTCACAAGGATTCGGACGTCTCCCACCTCTTTCCGTACCGTAGAAGCCGCCGAGTAGACAGCCTCCCTGTTTGAAACATCGACAGTATAAGGATGGGCCTGTCCTCCCTCCGCGGAAATCTCGACTGCCGCCTCTTCAAGGGCTCTTCCGTCGATATCCCAAAGAATGACACTGGACGCGTGCCGGGCGCAGAACCGGGCCAGGCTCCGTCCAATCCCGCTCGCGGCGCCGGTAATCAGTACGTGGGATCCGGAAAGATCTGTCATGGGACCTCCCTGTCAACCTTCGATGGCCTGATTATACCCCAGCCCCTCCGGTTTCGGCTGATTCTCGTTGCGCCGAAAGGGTTTTTTGTGGTATCGTGGATTCGGGCATGGTGGTTCGAAAGAAGAAACCGAAAAACCCCGATTTGGGGGACAGCGCAGCCGAACGGCGCCGACACCAGAGGTTTGTCGTCGAGGGGCTCGACGTTCAATGTAAGATGCTCATTACGGCAGAGGCGCGGCTGATCAATATCAGCCTGGGTGGTGCCTTTATTTCCACAATGACCCGGCTGAACATCGGATCCGAATACACACTGCGTATCGAATGTCAGGATCGGGAACTGGTCCTGAAAGGAAACGTTGTATGGGAACGGGTGGCCTACCTTCGCATGGATGAAAAGGGTAACAAATTTCCAACCTACGAAGCGGGCGTTCGTTTCAAAGATGTTCTTACAGGAACGGGAGCCGATCTTGTTGATTTCATGGA is a window from the Thermoanaerobaculia bacterium genome containing:
- a CDS encoding aldehyde dehydrogenase family protein, with the protein product MNHEPAVTLSKDPATGEVIGNSPLHSTDEVKEAVAASRTAQERWRTMPLRHRVAAMKRVRKILLERADELAEIIARDNGKTRIDALATEVLPAAMALSYYCRKAGAFLTVRKPWPSTLVLANKRSLELRVPWGVVAIISPWNYPFSIPFSEVVMALLAGNGVLLKTATETQQVGLALRALFDEAGLPGGLFHFVNLPGREAGQALLGAGVDKLFFTGSVRAGKELMALAAQTLTPVCLELGGNDAMIVCEDADLERAAAGAVWAGFQNAGQSCGGVERIYVHESVYDTFLSSLKRRTEALRVGRDVDFTTDMGVMTTLRQAELVESHVEDALKKGAKVYARSRCPSKEEMPHALPAMVLTDVTHEMDVMKDETFGPVLGVMKVRDMEEAVSLANDSYLGLTGSVWSKNRGKARKIARKIRAGVVTINDHLMSHGLAETSWGGFKESGIGRTHGKLGFDEMTQSMTIVDDWLSFTRKDLWWHPFSHGIYQGLKGILHLLYGPGLLKRISGGWAMMKILPRIFRTK
- a CDS encoding PilZ domain-containing protein, which translates into the protein MVVRKKKPKNPDLGDSAAERRRHQRFVVEGLDVQCKMLITAEARLINISLGGAFISTMTRLNIGSEYTLRIECQDRELVLKGNVVWERVAYLRMDEKGNKFPTYEAGVRFKDVLTGTGADLVDFMERNVAEHQFHVRLQGLRVKILGMESATILDHHKIYQVKKLSIGGMLIVSDQAFVPEERFKMELIFPGNGDHVTFMGRIAYSGEVSDSRPLSFDTGIEFFDMEKNDRKKLEAFVHSLREPAP
- a CDS encoding dockerin type I repeat-containing protein encodes the protein VDCLSNLGDVNLNGQISALDASLILQAVVGLISLDPVQQCLADVNENGLVSSLDAAYVLMCTVGNCPGLPAGFLPSCTAHDNCL
- a CDS encoding SDR family oxidoreductase codes for the protein MTDLSGSHVLITGAASGIGRSLARFCARHASSVILWDIDGRALEEAAVEISAEGGQAHPYTVDVSNREAVYSAASTVRKEVGDVRILVNNAGVVTGKSFLDCSDSEIQKTMEVNSLAHFWTVKAFLPSMIEADGGHIVTIASAAGLMGVARLADYSSSKFANVGFHEALQQELRLRNSPIRMTLVCPYFINTGMFEGVRTRIPFLLPILGQEKVAKRIYKAIRSNRKRLFMPWLVYTVGPLRIFPVVVFNLVADILGVHHTMDAFLGRTDPARSEPGARHES